Within the Emys orbicularis isolate rEmyOrb1 chromosome 5, rEmyOrb1.hap1, whole genome shotgun sequence genome, the region GGTTCCTGCACAGCCTGAGCTGTCCCGTGGCCGAATGAAGTGGGCACAGGCCAGCCCTCAGTGACACCAGGACATTAGATTTTCCCAGCGGAGTTTGAACCCATCGATATGCTAGACTCCGGCCAGACTGTGTTTCCTCCAGGGGCTCTGCGTAGACTGAGGGCTCCGAGCACCCCAGCTGCCAAGAGACCCCCTGGCAGGTCCCCAAAAGGCTGGGGCGGTTGCTGAGATCCACTGGCAGCAGAACAAGCCAGGGCCGCTCCTGCTCTGCGGGAGGCCCAAATCTAGCTCCATCAGGTCGTCTTCCAAGCCTCACTCCTCACCTGCAACCAGCACCAAAAGACCAGACACACCAACGGCCTTTACAATAATTGGTCAAACTGTTTATTACTTGAGTGATTCCTTCTGGGTAACATCTGCACTGCAGCATCCAGCAATAGTgacaaaatagaaataaaaatctcAACAGGATCGTCACCATCAGTATTATTCTTTAATAAAAACTTCAGTGACAGACAACACGTCCCAGCCACTTGCCCCGAGCCCTCCAGGCCGGGACGTCACAGACATGGACCCTGGCTGGCAGTCACGGCCCTCTGgactcacacacacaaagtgagCCACTTCACAATCtggggttggttggttttttaaaagCTCCATTGAAATAATATCCCAAAAATatgtaatgcaaaaaaaaaatacatttatgttATACAAAGATTGAAAAATAGctattaaaattattaaatacTATTAAATCCTCTTACAAACAGCAGGAAACGTTTATAAACTTTAGTTATTTACCTTCAATAGCCAGTAAAACTCAGAAATTATCAGAGAAACAAACCAAACTCCCACTCTTTCGCTTGAGGTAGAATGCCCTCACTGATCACCCGGTCAAGTTAAAATACTATATTTACAATAAACACTTTATATACAACACAGCAAATCTAATACATTTTCcttaaatctcataatttttttaatcttttttttttaaaaatggattcacTTTGGTAAACAAAACCATGTGATGTGTGCAGTCCTGGTCAGACAATAATCACCTCTTAGATCTAATACATTCAATACGAAAAAGACATTTTTGCATCGTATTTGGATTAGGTGTGCatgtccaccccccccccgcagagctaCAAATGACATCACACACTCCCGCACCCACCAGATGGACCGACACAGACAGTTCTGTACAATGCAAAGATCTATGCTAGTCAGACACCCCCACAAAGTGTCTTTTCATGCAACTGTTGCAtttctgttttccccccaaatgttTAAGACAATCTCTCTttgctggaggtgagggggtctAGGGGATGTCAACATCAGATTTCACCCCAGTCTGCCCACCCAGAGCCCCTGCAgtgtcaggggtggggggaatcttgTCTCTCTGCAATTCAATTGAGGAGACAGACACAAGAATTTTCATAAAGGGGAAAACTCACAGTGTCAACGGAGGCAGCTGGAAAGAAACCAGCAAGGCAGGGAggcccctggctgggggagggggcaggggaagacattgcagcccccagccccccagcctgggaggggaggagacacgCTGCGGCCCagtccggggggtgggggggagagagaagcaggggggggggttgctttttGTGTTGGTCCAGTTTGTCTGCAGCACTGTTCTGCAGGTCACTAAGGCATCCAGTGACGGCCTCTGCTCCCTTCTTCTGCTGCCGCTGCAGAAAGGCCCCCACCGCAGGCCAgctccttccctggctcctgGTCCAGTTCGTTACACGCAGCTCAGAGCAACCCCGGGCAGGGGGGGACAGCGCCTCcgtcccctccctgtgcctctcccACCAGCTGGCAAAGAGAGGGCTGCCCAGGGTGCATGGGGCGCTGGGGAACGTGTGGGCCATGGAGGAGGCTGTGTGTGCGATGCTCTGGGTATGTCGGGCTGAGCGTGATGCAGTGTGGGTGTGTCGGGAGGACTGGACCATGTGGAGCGGTGTTGGGCTGAGTGTGGGATGCagtcagggtgaccagatgtcccggttttataggaacaatcccaatattcggggctttgtcttatagatGCGCCTGTTACCCCCCAAcctggcctgatttttcacacttgctgtctggtcaccctagccgcaGTGTGTGTGGATTGTGCtgagtgtgtgatggggtgtgtgcAATGTGGTGTGTTGGGTTGAGtgtgggatgcgggggggggggtgtcaggctATGTGTGGGATGCGGGGTGTGTGCCTTGTCTGAGTGGTGTCGGGCTGAGTGCGATGTGGGTGTGTGATGCAGGATGTGTGTTGGGCTAAGTGTGCAATGTGGGGTGTGTGTCAGCATTAGTGTGCAATCCAGTGTGTGAGTGTGATGCGGATGTGATGCTGGTGCATGTGTCAGGCTGAGTTTGCGATGCAGATGCAGGTGTGATGCAGGTGCATGTGTCAGGCCGAGCGTGAAATCGGAGTGAGTGTGTGATGCGTGTGCATGTGTCAGGCTGAGTGTGCAATGCAGGTGCATGTGCGATGCAGGGGTGTGTGTCAGGCTGAGCGTGCAATGCAGGTGTGTGTGTCAGGCTGAGCATGCAATGTGGGTGTGCGTGCAATCAGGGGTGCGTGTGTCAGGCTGAGCGTGCAATGCAGGTGCGTGTGTGATGGGGGTGCGTGTGTCAGGCTGAGCCTGCGATGCAGGTGCGTGTGTGATGCGGGTGCATGTGCAATGCAGGTGCAGGTGCGATGCAGGTGCGTGTGTCAGGCTGAGCGTGCAATGCAGGTGTGTGTGCAATGTGAATGCGGGTGTCAGGCCGAGCTTGCGATGCAGGTGCGGGTGTGATGCGGGTGCATGTGTCAGGCTGAGCGTGCGATGCAGGTGCGTGTGTCAGGCTGAGCGTGCAATGCAGGTGCGTGTGCAATGTGGATGCGGGTGTCAGGCCGAGTGTGCAATGCAGGTGCGTGTGTGATGCAGGTGCGTGTGTCAGGCTGAGCGTGCGATGCAGGTGCGTGTGTCCGGCCGAGCGTGCAATGCAGGTGCGTGTGCAATCCGGGGTGCGTGCGGGACGCGGCGTTTCTCTGGCTCCGGCGCTAGAAGAGGGGGAGGCGGCGGCCCGCGGCCCGGCCCTTGAGGGCGCGCTGCGGCGGCGGCTGGCGGGAGAGCGGGCAGTACTTGATGGTGTGCGCGTTGTCGCCGCGGGCGCTGCAGAGCGGGCAGGTGTAGGCGCGCAGGATCGGGCACAGCACCCGGCCGTCCAGGCTCTTGAGCACGTGCGAGCCGAACACCTCCTGGGGCGCCCCGTTGTTCCGGCAGAAGACGCAGATCTTGGGCTCGGGCTTGGCCCGGCCGCCGCCTGGGGGCCCCCTGCGCCCCTTGCGCTCCGCGCCCAGCAGCTCGAAGGGGCCCGGGCCGGCCGCGCAGCCGCCCTCCGAGGCCCGGCCGCGGCCCGGGCGCAGCGCCCCGCCGCCGGCGGGCTGGAAGGGGCGCAGCAGGGCGAAGCGCTGCTCCAGGTCGCGCAGGGCGGCGGCGGGGCCGGGCGCGGAGCAGCCGCCGTCGCGcagggcgcaggggcagggcgcAGCCGGCAGCGCGGGGGCGGCGGGCGGCCGGGCCGGGCCCACCAGCGCGCACAGCCCCAGGTAGTCGGTCCAGAAGTCGAAGGTGGCGGCGTCGCGACAGCGGCGCTCCAGACACGCCAtcgccccggccccgccgcccGCCCCGGAGCCGCGCTCAGCCCGGCCGCGGCTCGGCGCAGAGGCAGCGAAAAGCCGGGCTGGACTCTGCCCGCGCGCAGGCTGCGGCaccgcggggcggggggagcggcGCGGCCGGCCCCTGCCGCCAGCGCATCCCCGGGGGAGCGGCCGGGGGCCTCCGCGCCGGACCGATTGGCCGAGCTCCCGGCGCCTCCCCTGGGTGGGGAAACGCGGGACAAATGTGGGCCAGTTGCCCACGGTAACCCGGAGCCACGCAGCGTCGCTGGGGCTCCCAGGGGAGAGGCAGGCTCGAGCccggcagagaacccaggagtcctggatcccgctcctgctctaaccactagaccgcactcccctcctagagccggggagagaacccaggagtcctggctcccagccccccctgctctaacccaccagccccctctcccctcccagagccaggaacagaacccaggagtcctggctcccagcccccccagctctaacccaccagcccccgctcccctcccagagccggagagagaacccaggagtcctggctcccatccccatcccccacgTTAACCCATTCgatccctgctcctctcccacaGCTGGGATAGAAGCCAGCCGTTCCCACTGGCCCCGCTcctggcccagggctggagctagtaTTTCTGATGTGCCAGCGGGGGGCTCCGTGCcaggctcccccttccccaggggaTGTCTGTGCGCTGGCAGCCCCAGAGGAAGGCGCTGCCCTAGCTTTAGTCTCAACCCTCTTCTGACTGTGGAGCGGCTCTGGGGAGCTGTGACTCCAGGTCCCTGCTCTGATCACTGGTTCCAGGGACACTCGGGGACAGATCCTGGGACCCCTCTCTGCTCAGGGCATGTCCTGCGCTGGAGTAAGTCACATAACCCCCCGTCCCCCCAGCAagccccgaggaggaggagggggagagggtgttTATAACGGATCCGAACAGCAGCCAAATCCTGGAGTGGATCAGAGCTGCCGGGAAATTCCACCTGAGCAAAACTCCAGccgagcagctgcagccctggggaaAACGCCCCTTGTTCGCTGCAGGGACACAGCCCAGGCGCTGAGCCAAGGGAGAATCCAGGACTAGAGTCTTTGTCCCACCATGGGGCAGGCCAGCCCAGATCAGCTTCGGCCAGGGGAAGATCCTGGGGTAAAGAATCAGGTCACAAGTACAAATGTGGGACACCTTGTCGCACAGAGACACGCTGACAGCCCGACAAGCCGGGCCTGCTGGGCGCTGGCACTGCCGCGGGCTGCCCGCCCCGGGGTCCGGGACTCGAGCATGAGTCTGCATTTCCAATGGGAACCATTCTCCCCCAGAGAAGGGAGGGGACCTCCGGTGTCTGTGGAACGCAGGGGCCCCTGGGACGAACGTGGGGGTCCTTTGAGAGGCTCCTCGTGTGCAGCCACCAAGTGCACGAGGGCTGAAACGGTAACTGCTGTTCCCCTCCCACGTCCCAACCCAAAGGGACCCAAATCGCCTCTGTGTACACAGGCATTTTCCTGAGCtccctctgaaatgcagccccttCCGGGGGTGGCATTACACCAGGGCTCACACCCAGCCCTTGGGGCCAGGCCCTTCGGTGGGCCTCTCGCCCAGCACAGAGCCGGCAGCACTGCATAGTCTCCCCTGGGGGCCGCCTGGCTCCACGCAGGAGAGGAGGGTTTTGAACCTGAGGCAGGGGCCAGTCCTGATCTCACAAACGCAGCAGCCTGAGCTGGTTGTACTGCAGGGCGCAGGCTGGGTGGCTCGGGAGGGGCACGCTCCCCTCCGGATAAGTGCTGACTCCAAGCGCCCAGCGCCAGGGAGCCGTGGCGAAGGACCATCGCCTGCTGGGGAAGGCACTGCCCCTGCTTGTCAAGTTGGcccccagccttgagcccacGTGGTGACAGCAGCCAGGAATCCCGCTCCCCAGCTCCAGATAGCCAGAAGCTGCGGCTGAGCCGCGTGTTCAGCCCGTCCAGGCCGTGCTGCACCTGGGGACCAAAGGGGAGGTCACAAGTCCACTCTGGATGGCACCACCAGGCTATTAAACCATCTCACTCCAGTGCTGCCCAGGGGGTCTGGCTCCCCGCCCAGGCCTGTATTAGCCCACACGGTGCCAGGCACGCTCCTGGCAGTATACGTAAAAAGGTGCTGATGGTCAACACCAAAGCTGTTAATGGCCCGGGCCCCAGCTAGCACATCTCCATGACCCAAAGCAGCGGGGGGCCCTGGCACTGACAGGCCCAGGGAAGGCTGTCGGAATGGGCCTTTATTATGGCCGGGTCCTTGGCCGTGGAcagggcagctctatgtattttgccgccccaagcacggcagtcaggctgtcttcggcggtgtgcctgcgggaggtctgctggtaatgCAGATTCAGCGGCGCGCCTGgtggaggtccgctggtaacacggATTCGGCAGGAaagcctgcaggaggtccgctggtaacgcggattcggcgtacccgctgccgaattactGCCGAAGCcccaggaccggcggacctcccacaggcaagccgccgaaggctccctgactgccgcccccacactgaccggcaggccgccccccacggcttgctgccccaggcacgcgcttggtgcgctggtgcctggagccgcccctggctgtggACTGGCAATCAGGTTTCTCCTGAACCTTGCCACCTTCATAGCGAAACGTAAGACCCCCAATCCTTCCCCCGCTGACAGCCAAAAaccgccccacccccactgccaggCCCTGCAGATCCACTCCCGCAAGCCGGCGCTAGGAGCAGCACTTGGCTTTAGGCTGCCCAAGCACTTCCCTTCCGAGCCCTTTGTCAGTTGCTTCTAACTTCCCAGAACTTGAattctttgggctgaaatttcccaggcTGGGCTCGGCCCAAGGGGGACGGTTTGGTTTTTATTGTTGTGATGTGATAACACTGAGTGACCCCACTGCATGGCTCTAGCATTGAGCAGTGGGAGCTCCCAGCGGTCCCCAGAGAGGAGAGGGAGCCGTGGGAGGGCCGGGGGTGGATTTGTTGCCCTCTAGTgccctgctgttttctctgctatCAAGTATTGCACCGCTGGGCCTGCACCCGGTCTGGCTCTGGACACTTCAGCTGAAAGCCAGGCCCAGCTACTCAGCACttagcccagccctgctggcggGCTGCACACACAGGAATCACCTCGCCCGCTTCTCAAATGCAGCAACCTCTGGGGCGGAGCGTGGCAGCCGTTTAACCCAGCACCGCCCCCCTACTCAGCCATTTAGGGCAAGGAGTGAGAAGACTCCTGCATGCAATGAAAACGTTGCCAGGTGTTAGTGCAAATGGGAGGAGCCCAGCCAAAGGGAGCTCAAGGTAACCTCTCTCCACggggcagcacccccagccccacccctccgcATCAGGGCTGAGCCCAGTAGGGGGCTAGGgcagcatctccccctccccgcccattgagccagcagcaggggcaggCCCAGCACGGGGGATCTTGGAGAAGCTTCTCCCCAGCCCAACCCTTTGGCCCCAGGGATGAGCCCcgtgcagggagctcagagccatGTCTCTCCACTGGGACGTCACCACGACCCTAGCTGGCTGGGGTGCGCCCCGAAGAGGGGACTGGGGTAGCAGCGCCCTGatgagcaggcccaggccctgctgaGGAAGATGGCCTTGTTATCTGGCAGG harbors:
- the LOC135879714 gene encoding nanos homolog 1-like yields the protein MACLERRCRDAATFDFWTDYLGLCALVGPARPPAAPALPAAPCPCALRDGGCSAPGPAAALRDLEQRFALLRPFQPAGGGALRPGRGRASEGGCAAGPGPFELLGAERKGRRGPPGGGRAKPEPKICVFCRNNGAPQEVFGSHVLKSLDGRVLCPILRAYTCPLCSARGDNAHTIKYCPLSRQPPPQRALKGRAAGRRLPLF